In Primulina eburnea isolate SZY01 chromosome 3, ASM2296580v1, whole genome shotgun sequence, one DNA window encodes the following:
- the LOC140827819 gene encoding beta-glucuronosyltransferase GlcAT14A, producing the protein MHHHPPSAAAAVPSPYILLSTTLFSILLILSLITIPTPPRPPSRPHPSLFPRHHRILFHNPSTTPPAPPSLAYFISGSGNDSGRLIRLLHSIYHPRNHYLLHLDRSAEQSEREALAVAVKSVSVFVAAQNVHVIGKADYVFDNGPSYLSSTLHGAAVLLRVSDTWDWFINLDADDYPLVTQDDLLHILSYLPRDLNFVNHTSYIGWRESRKLKPIVVDTALFLEGNSEMFYATQKRELPDTFRLFTGSFSTILSRKFLEFCIMGTDNLPRTLLMYLSNTPASNTVYFPTVACNSHQFNRKTINHSFHYAYLDSRHELDFLNSSNFNDLIQSGAAFASPFRENDPILDQIDHEILLRNPGKPVPGGWCLGNSVEDKCDVWGDSDVLKPGVGAKRLERRLVEILSNETARSNRCVDE; encoded by the exons ATGCACCACCACCCTCcctccgccgccgccgccgtaCCCTCTCCATACATTCTTCTATCCACCACCCTTTTCTCCATTCTCCTAATCCTTTCCCTCATTACCATCCCCACACCTCCCCGACCCCCCTCCCGGCCCCACCCATCCCTCTTCCCCCGCCACCACCGCATCCTCTTCCACAACCCCTCGACTACCCCTCCGGCCCCCCCTTCACTCGCCTACTTCATATCCGGATCCGGCAACGACTCGGGCCGGCTTATTCGTCTTCTTCACTCCATTTATCATCCTAGGAATCACTATCTACTCCACCTTGACCGCTCTGCTGAGCAGTCCGAGCGTGAGGCTTTGGCAGTTGCGGTTAAATCTGTGTCGGTCTTTGTAGCTGCGCAGAATGTTCATGTGATTGGGAAGGCGGACTATGTGTTCGACAATGGGCCTTCTTATCTCTCGTCAACGCTTCACGGCGCCGCTGTCTTGCTTCGTGTTTCGGATACTTGGGATTGGTTCATTAATCTTGATGCTGATGATTATCCCCTTGTCACTCAAGATG ATCTTTTGCATATCTTGTCCTATCTGCCTCGAGATCTTAATTTTGTGAATCACACGAGCTACATTGGCTGGAGAGA ATCACGCAAATTGAAACCAATCGTTGTTGACACTGCGCTCTTTCTCGAGGGGAACAGTGAGATGTTTTATGCCACTCAAAAGAGAGAGCTCCCGGATACATTCCGTTTATTCACAG GTTCATTTTCGACTATTTTAAGTCGGAAATTTCTCGAGTTCTGCATCATGGGTACAGATAACCTACCCAGAACACTACTAATGTACCTGTCTAATACACCCGCATCAAATACCGTTTACTTCCCAACAGTTGCATGCAATTCCCACCAATTCAATCGAAAAACAATCAACCACAGCTTTCATTACGCCTACCTCGACTCTAGGCACGAGCTCGACTTTCTTAACTCGAGCAACTTCAATGATCTGATCCAGAGTGGAGCAGCCTTCGCATCGCCATTCAGAGAAAACGACCCCATTCTTGACCAGATCGACCATGAAATCCTGCTGCGAAATCCGGGTAAACCTGTTCCTGGTGGATGGTGTTTAGGTAATTCGGTTGAAGATAAATGTGACGTATGGGGAGACTCTGATGTTTTGAAGCCTGGTGTGGGTGCTAAGAGGCTCGAAAGACGTCTTGTTGAGATCCTATCGAATGAAACGGCCCGATCCAATCGATGTGTAGACGAATGA